From a region of the Candidatus Margulisiibacteriota bacterium genome:
- a CDS encoding flavodoxin, producing MSKKIIIYYSFEGNTKFIADYLAQKLDAEILMLKPEKEIGTHGFMKYFWGGQQAIMKKTPRLEKYIFKEKSYDTVIFGSPVWAGTFAPALRSFLKENKIKGKKTAFFCCHEGGKGKVLEATEKLLSDGNDYLGAVDIKAPLTNEEFSFTLLNEWIETLI from the coding sequence ATGAGCAAAAAAATCATTATATATTATTCTTTTGAAGGAAACACAAAGTTCATTGCAGACTATTTAGCACAAAAATTAGATGCAGAGATTTTAATGCTAAAGCCAGAAAAAGAAATCGGTACTCATGGATTTATGAAATATTTTTGGGGTGGTCAGCAGGCAATTATGAAAAAAACACCTAGGCTAGAAAAATATATTTTTAAAGAAAAAAGTTATGATACAGTCATTTTTGGTTCTCCTGTTTGGGCTGGAACATTTGCTCCTGCTTTAAGGTCATTCCTAAAAGAGAACAAGATTAAGGGTAAGAAGACAGCTTTCTTTTGTTGTCACGAGGGTGGCAAAGGAAAGGTGCTAGAAGCTACTGAGAAGCTTTTAAGTGATGGCAATGACTATTTAGGAGCAGTAGACATAAAAGCTCCTTTGACTAATGAAGAATTCTCTTTCACTCTTTTAAATGAGTGGATTGAGACACTCATCTAA